One segment of Cutaneotrichosporon cavernicola HIS019 DNA, chromosome: 4 DNA contains the following:
- a CDS encoding uncharacterized protein (Phospholipid metabolism-related protein) — translation MVDHGLLQGEAPPSADILTAWLKEYGVLVSDGVKIVPMADGTGWRVVAARDLEPFEPIVKIPKSAILSTRTCSLPPLSTSIDSVATTSHTILGLALALLHELRLGPDSRFWGYTQSLPRATVLVPSLWPLDPNAESASAWLQGTEASRDIERRKLEGIGLDSMRRWYAATRTHLPPTRFHTGPSPFEAFAHAYSLVSTRAFLVDLYHLVALCPFADLLNHSGANHTSLASDDFVCHRCGSLPVCEHDGPDLDRLTHLEERERARLTEPDTVDMYVEMPAAAGDEVMNTYGEHLSEARLLVEWGFVPSEEDAGDALVAEAVTWEVEELLQGTKEVDVIDAVVAASSHLEECEDALLCLPSRGMYHINLAGQVSLRLFAALYARHAPLRFLLGDVRCLEEAWEMVENGCESIPINKHLVAVASDLRELVLARLQGMYRPDMEVGKMCDTREALPDDARLEHMAMTVAINERALLRSVLERWETLLAAVE, via the exons ATGGTTGATCACGGCCTATTGCAGGGCGAAGCACCGCCCTCAGCTGACATTCTTACAGCCTGGCTCAAGGAGTATGGAGTGCTAGTGTCGGATGGTGTGAAGATTGTGCCGATGGCCGATGGGACTGGTTGGCGTGTAGTCGCCGCGCGGGATCTCGAGCCGTTCGAGCCAA TCGTTAAGATTCCAAAATCGGCTATCCTCTCTACTCGCACGTGCTCACTTCCCCCACTCTCGACTTCAATCGACAGCGTTGCCACCACTTCGCATAccatcctcggcctcgcctTGGCACTCCTGCACGAACTCCGCCTTGGCCCCGACTCAAGGTTCTGGGGATATACCCAGTCGCTTCCGCGCGCcaccgtcctcgtcccatCCTTGTGGCCACTGGATCCCAATGCCGAGTCGGCATCTGCGTGGCTGCAAGGTACCGAAGCGAGTAGGGATATCGAGCGTCGCAAACTCGAGGGTATCGGACTT GATTCGATGCGACGGTGGTACGCTGCGACAAGGACACATCTTCCCCCCACCCGCTTTCACACCGGCCCGTCACCCTTCGAAGCGTTCGCACACGCTTACAGCCTGGTGTCGACCCGTGCtttcctcgtcgacctgtACCATCTGGTTGCGCTATGCCCATTCGCGGACCTCCTGAATCACAGCGGGGCAAATCACACCTCGCTCGCGAGCGACGACTTTGTATGTCACCGCTGCGGATCCCTACCAGTCTGCGAGCATGATGGGCCCGACCTTGATCGCCTAACGCACCTCGAGGAACGGGAGCGCGCCCGCCTCACTGAGCCAGACACGGTGGACATGTACGTCGAGATGcctgctgcggctggcgACGAAGTGATGAACACGTACGGCGAGCACCTCTCAGAGGCGCGACTGCTCGTCGAGTGGGGATTCGTGCCGTCTGAGGAGGACGCAGGAGACGCGCTTgtggccgaggccgtcacctgggaggtggaggagctcctTCAGGGGACCAAGGAGGTTGACGTGATCGACGCTGTTGTGGCCGCATCAAGTCACCTCGAGGAATGTGAGGACGCACTCCTCTGCCTTCCCTCGAGAGGTATGTACCACATCAATCTGGCTGGACAGGTCAGCCTCCGCCTCTTCGCTGCGCTGTACGCGCGCCATGCGCCGCTGCGCTtcctgctcggcgacgtccGATGCCTAGAGGAGGCATGGGAGATGGTGGAGAACGGCTGTGAGAGCATTCCCATCAATAAACATCTTGTGGCCGTTGCGTCTGACCTTCGCGAGCTCGTACTCGCGCGGTTGCAGGGCATGTACCGGCCCGATATGGAGGTTGGGAAGATGTGTGATACCCGCGAG gcgCTACCAGATGACGCTCGGCTGGAGCATATGGCCATGACGGTTGCGATTAATGAGCGCGCGCTGCTGCGGTCTGTATTGGAGCGGTGGGAGACGCTGCTGGCTGCGGTGGAATAG